ACTTCCGTAAGTAAACAATTTTTGCATAAGAGGATAATTCCATGACCATTTCCATAAACGAAAAAAATCAGGAATAAGGAGGGCAAAGGAAAAAATGTATCCAGAAAATAACGCAATTATTGACGGAAGTAGCGAATAATTCTCAAAATAAAAAAAGACTACCATAATAACTGCAAAAGCAATAAGAGATCTTAAAAGTACAATGTTAGTGAGGAGATAATATCTTTTTAATCCCTGCGCTACATGCCGTGCAAAGGTAAATAAGGTGTTTCCAAGAGCAAGGAGGATTGCAAATATAAACAATGATTTATCAATGTTAAGGACAGTTGAAATCTCTTGAGAAAGAATATAGAACAGCGCTGAAAATAAAACAGTAAACAATCCAACAATAATAGTAGAATTACTAACAATTCTAGAAAGTTCTTTATGATTAGTTGTTTCTGAAGCATATTTTGTCAGACTGACATTAACTCCCCATAAGAATGGCACAAACAAGAATGAAGCAATAGTTTGCACAAGCGTTAAATCGCCAAATAAGCTTGCTCCTAAAAACCGCGCAGTTACCAACTGGAAAAGAAATGCAAAGAGTCGAGAAAGACCAAATCCTATAAATACAAAGCTCATGCTTTTACCTAAGATCAGGGCTGTTGATGATGGTTCTTCCCCAAAAATAAGAAAATACGCTTTTCTCAACAGAGAATCCAACGGTTTCATCCACTTGTTTTCCATAGAGGTTATAAATTGAATGTGCTTTTA
This genomic interval from Candidatus Woesearchaeota archaeon contains the following:
- a CDS encoding oligosaccharide flippase family protein, which translates into the protein MENKWMKPLDSLLRKAYFLIFGEEPSSTALILGKSMSFVFIGFGLSRLFAFLFQLVTARFLGASLFGDLTLVQTIASFLFVPFLWGVNVSLTKYASETTNHKELSRIVSNSTIIVGLFTVLFSALFYILSQEISTVLNIDKSLFIFAILLALGNTLFTFARHVAQGLKRYYLLTNIVLLRSLIAFAVIMVVFFYFENYSLLPSIIALFSGYIFSFALLIPDFFRLWKWSWNYPLMQKLFTYGSYNGLSVISIVILTYIDNVFVHYFLGSKALGLYQVYYLGTMIFVELFVSVFTTILFPETTTRDKKNIWERINKLFRILPGLYLLIGIVSSLLVLLFGKEYPYNIWYILLFTLSATISLVYYLYASFFNATSLPGSRYATIAIVIAAVINIALNWLLIPLFELYGAIVATIIAFLFMVGYLSIKSSKIIPSTHKNI